The sequence GGTATCCAGATGAGCTTTGGCTTGAAAGAACCAGGGGCGGGCTTTAAAGCCAAAGAAGTGAAAATGAACTTCCATTACGCCTCTTTACATGAGTCACACATGCTGACTGCCTACGAGCGCCTGCTACTCGATGCACTAAATGGCGATGCGACGCTATTCGCACGTACTGATGCGGTTGAGGCATGTTGGAAATACGTTCAACCTATCCTCGATTTCAAACAAGACCCGCAAGCCCTATTTGGGTATGCTTGTGGTACGTGGGGACCAAAAGAAGCCGACGATTTACTTAATCGTGATGACCGCGCTTGGCGATTCCCATGCAAAAACCTAACAGACACGGACTACTGCGAACTATGATCAACCATAAGATCTTTCAAACTGCAGAGCAGGTTGTAGAGAGCCTAGCAAACGACATGAAGTCGTTCAGCGAACTGGGCCGCCCTGTTCATATCTCTCTTTCTGGTGGCAGCACACCTAAGATGCTCTTTAAACTGCTAGCCACTGACGCTTATGCGACCAGCATTCAGTGGCAAAACCTGCACTTCTGGTGGGGTGACGAGCGTTGTGTTGCACCTGATGATGCAGAAAGCAACTACGGTGAAGCTAATGCACTGCTTTTCAGCAAGGTAAACCTACCTGCTGAAAACATCCATCGTATTCGTGGCGAAAACGAGCCACAATTCGAAGCAGAGCGTTTCGCAAAAGAGATGGCCGAGGTTATCCCAACAGAAAACGGCACACCTGTTTTTGATTGGATCTTATTAGGTGTGGGTGCTGATGGTCACACTGCATCTCTATTCCCTGGTCAAACGAACTACGCAGATGAAAATCTAGCGGT comes from Vibrio astriarenae and encodes:
- the pgl gene encoding 6-phosphogluconolactonase gives rise to the protein MINHKIFQTAEQVVESLANDMKSFSELGRPVHISLSGGSTPKMLFKLLATDAYATSIQWQNLHFWWGDERCVAPDDAESNYGEANALLFSKVNLPAENIHRIRGENEPQFEAERFAKEMAEVIPTENGTPVFDWILLGVGADGHTASLFPGQTNYADENLAVTAPHPESGQIRVSKTAKVLEAAKRISYLVLGAGKVDIVNEIQNTPAEALPYPAAKIQSKAGETEWYLDSDAAAKIA